One Phaseolus vulgaris cultivar G19833 chromosome 11, P. vulgaris v2.0, whole genome shotgun sequence genomic window carries:
- the LOC137822080 gene encoding bZIP transcription factor 44-like, which produces MASSSGTCSGSSSLLQNSGSEEDLRAVMDQRKRKRMISNRESARRSRMRKQKHLDDLVTQVAQLRKENQQILTSVNITTQQFLSVEAENSVLRAQVGELSHRLESLNEIVEVLNAGFGNTTFIEPTTNNSFFNPMNMGYLNHPIMASADILQY; this is translated from the coding sequence ATGGCTTCCTCAAGTGGAACATGTTCAGGGTCATCCTCTCTGCTTCAGAACTCTGGCTCCGAGGAGGATTTGCGAGCGGTGATGGATCAGAGAAAGAGGAAGAGAATGATATCGAATCGAGAATCTGCGCGGCGATCTCGCATGAGGAAGCAGAAGCACTTGGACGATCTGGTTACCCAAGTGGCGCAGCTGAGAAAGGAGAATCAGCAGATACTCACCAGTGTCAACATCACTACGCAGCAGTTCTTGAGCGTGGAGGCTGAAAACTCAGTGCTGAGGGCTCAGGTGGGAGAGCTGAGCCACAGGCTGGAGTCTCTGAACGAGATCGTCGAGGTTCTGAATGCAGGTTTCGGCAACACCACCTTCATCGAACCAACCACCAATAACTCCTTCTTCAACCCCATGAACATGGGGTATCTGAACCACCCCATCATGGCTTCTGCAGATATATTGCAGTACTGA